The DNA segment CACGGCCGGAAGGAATCTATAAGGTCCGCATCAGCGGATATGCCTACCAAAGCCCGGGGGTGTCCGTCCCGATGCGGGTCTATGGCAACAACTACAAGGACAAGCAGCTCCTCGGCTGGTTCGAGATGGAGCCGGACAAGCCGCAGGTGGTGGAGTTCACGACCTTCATCCGTGGCGGGGATTTCATCCAGATCGAGCCCTCCAACACCGGACAGGATAAGGAAGGAAAGAACGTCTATAACACCCCGGTGAAGGACTTCACCGGTTCCGGCCTGGCCCTGCAGTGGGTGGAGGTCGAGGGACCATTGCTGGAGACATGGCCGCCGAAGGGTGTGGCGACCTTGTTCGGTGACATCCCGGTGGTGGAGTTGGACGAGGAGGCCAGGAAGAAGAACAAGAACGTCGCCTACGAGATCAGGCCACAGGATCCGAAGGCGGATTCGCGGCGGGCGCTGGAGCAGTTCGCCGGGAAAGCCTTCCGCCGTCCCCTGGAGGCGGGTGAGGTGGACCGCTACGTCGGCCTGACCCACGCGGCGCTGGATGAGGGCCAACCGTTCATGGAGGCGATGCGCATCGGCTTCCGGGCGATCCTCGTTTCCCCGCAGTTCCTTTTCTTCCGGGAGGACCATGGAAAACTGGATGACCACGCACTCGCTTCCCGGCTGTCCTATTTCCTGTGGAGCAGGCCGCCGGATGGCGAGTTGCTGAAGCTGGCTGCAGAGAAAAAGCTGTCCCAGCCGGAGGTGCTGCGCGGCCAGGTGGAACGGCTCCTGAAGGACGGGAAGTCCGCCGCATTCGTGGAGGACTTCACCGGGCAGTGGCTGGATCTCCGGAACATCGATGCGACGACGCCGGACGCGAAACTGTATCCGGAGTCCGACGAACTGCTCCGCCTTTCCATGCCGGAGGAGACGAAGGCCTACTTCGCGGAAATGCTGCAGGCGGACCTGCCGGTGACCACGGTGGTGGATTCCGACTTCGTGATGGTGAACGGACGCCTCGCGGAGCACTACCAGATCCCCGGAGTGAGCGGGCAGGACATCCGGAAGGTGAAACTGCCGCCGGACAGCCCGCGCGGCGGCTTCCTCACCCAGGCGAGCGTTCTCAAGATCACGGCGAACGGAACCACCACCTCTCCGGTCCTGCGCGGCGCGTGGGTCATGAAGCGGATCCTCGGCCAGCCACCTTCGCCGCCACCGCCCGGTGTCGGCTCCATCGAGCCGGACACCCGCGGAGCCACCACCGTGCGGGAGCAGCTCGCCCTCCACAGCACCTCGCAGAGCTGCGCGGCCTGCCATGCGAAGATCGACCCGCCTGGATTCGCGCTGGAGAGCTTCGACGTGATCGGCGGCTACCGGGAGCAATACCGCTCGCAGGGTGAAGGCGGAAAATTGATCGAGCTGTCGAACACCCGGGAGAAACGGAAGTATGTGAAGTATGGCCAACCTGTGGATGCCAGCGGCACCCTGGACGGGAAGGCATTCGTTGACATCCGGGAGTTCAAGAAACTGATCCTGGAAAAGCCGGACCAGTTGATGACGGCGATGGCCGGCAAGCTGGCGACCTACTCCACGGGTGCCGGTATCAGCTTCGCGGACCGCAGGGCGGTCGCAGAGATTTCACGCAAAACGAAAGAACAGGGCGGCGGGCTGCGAACCCTAGTTCACCAGGTTGTCGCCAGCCCGTTGTTCCTATCCAAGTAAAAGTCATGCACCTCCGCTCCGCCCCACTCTCCCGCCGCACCTTTCTCCGTGGTGCCGGTGTCACGATGGCGCTGCCATTTCTGGAGGCCATGCTGCCGGTGCGCGTGCTCGCCGCTGCATCCGCCGCCGCCGCGCCGAAGCGCATGGTGGCCATCTGCACCAGCCTGGGCATCTACGGGCCCGCGCTTTTCCCGAAGGAGACGGGAAGGGGATACAGCTCCACCCCCTACCTGGACCTGCTGAAGGACTACCGGGATGACTTCACCATTTTCTCCGGCCTTTCCCATCCGGAGCAGTCCGGGCCGGACGGCCATGCCTCCGAGCAGACCTGGCTGACTTCCGCCCGCCACCCGGGCATGGGTGGGTTCCGCAACACCATCTCGATCGACCAGTCCATCGCGGAGAAGATCGGCCTGCAGACGCGCTACTCCTCGCTGGTGCTGGGGACCAACGGCGTGAGCCAGAGCTACACCCGCAGCGGGGTGATGATCCCGGCGGAAACGACGCCCTCCAAGGTGTTCGCGAAACTTTTCATCAACGGCAGCAAGGCGGAGGTGGAGAAGCAGATGCGCAAGCTCCGCGAGGGCCGCAGCATCATGGACAGCGTGGGGGAGGAGGCGAAGCGCTTCAGCTCGAAGGTGGGTGCCGGGGACAAGGACAAGCTCGACGAATACTTCACCTCCGTCCGTGAGATGGAGGGCCGCCTGGCAACGGCGGAGGAATGGGTCCAGAAGCCGAAGCCGGACATGGAGGAGAAAATCTCCGCCGACGTCAGCGAGGCGAACGACATCATCGGCCGCACGCAGTTGCTTTTCGAGCTGGTGCCCCTGGCCCTCCAGACGGACAGCACCCGGCTCATCACCATCCTCATCCAGGGTCGCGGAGACGTGCCGCCGGTGCCCGGTGTCAGCATGGACCACCACAACCTTTCCCACCACGGCCAGGATCCGGAGAAGATCCGCCAGCTTGAACTGATCGAGAAGGCGAAGCTCACCGCCTACGGCAAGCTCATCGGCTCCCTGAAGGGGAAATCGGAAAGCGGCGGCACGTTGCTCGACAACACCTCCGTCCTTTTCGGAAGCAACCTCGGCAACGCGAACAGCCACGACTGGCGGAACCTGCCGGTACTGCTGGCAGGTGGAGGCTTCCAGCACGGCCAGCACATCGCCTGCGACGCGAAGGACAACACCCCGCTGGCCAACCTCTTCGTGCAGGTCGCACAGAAGATGGGCGTGGAGATCGACGAGTTCGGCAGCAGCAGCAAGGCGTCCGTGCCCGGCTTCGCCTGAATTGGCCTACCTCCTCCGTCGCCGGAAGGCGAAGGATCCGGCCATGCCCGCCGTCAGCAATGACGACGGCTCCGGAACCTGTACGATCTGGATCGCGTTGAGGAACCCGCGCGTCTGTCCGGACGTCCCGTCGACCGCGATGTTGAGGAATTCTCCATCCGCGATGGTGATGGTTTGCTTCAGGTAGTTCGTGTTGTCCACCCACGCGGTGTTCGCACCGGTGCTCATGCTGATCGACTCGGAAGAGTAGCCGGAGAAGTCGAAATTTCCCGCGCTTGCGCTGGTTCCCAGATGAACCTGGAAAGTCTGCGCGCTTGAGGTGTTGGTGTTCCGGGTGAGGGTGTAGATGTCGTAGGTGCCCGCCGCAAGGCCTGAGATCTGCAGGCCCAGGGCGATCCGGTTGGTGGTCGCGTTGTTGGCCGTGGAGTTGGAGAAAATCGCGTATCTGCCGACGGAATTGTTGGCATAGATGTTCGAGCTGAACGCCGTCCCTGTCACCGCGGAGTGCCCGCCGGGCTGTGCGGCGAGGTTGATGCTGGTGGATCCGGTCGAAGGCGCGACGCCGAGGTTGATCCCGAGAGAGGATGAAGCTCCTGCGGCGTCCACGATGCCGCTGCCGACATCCGCCGTAGTGAGGTTGTTCCAGACGGTTCCCGCGAAGGACGGGTTCTCCGTGTGATAGGGGCTGTTGGTCTGATCCTGAACCGTGGTCGGCACGTTGAGCGGGTCACCTCCGTTGCCGAAGTTCAGGAAATAGACGGCGGCTGATGCCTGGTTCAGGAGCAGCAAACAGACGAGGAAAACGGACGGGGGTTTCACGTGCGGAAAAAAATGGGTTCCCGCCATCATGGGGAGGAGGAGGGGGATTTCAAGCAAGTTCGGCGGTCCCCGGCTGCGGCATTGGCCCGGAGGTGTCAGAATCCTTGCGGCACCTTGGCATCGCGGGTAAATCTCGGGGAATGAATCGCAGGAATTTCCTCCAGACCGCTGGCCTCGCGGCGGCCCCGTTCATCCTCACCCGGAAGTCGCTGTTCGCGGAGGAGGTTTCGGACAAAAAGCACCGCGTCGGGCTGATCGGCTCCGGATGGTATGGGAAGTGTGATCTGCTCCGCCTGATCCAGGTTTCGCCGGTGGATGTGGTTTCCCTCTGTGACGTGGACTCCGTGATGCTGAAGGAAGCGGGCGATCTGGTCGCCTCCCGCCAAGTGTCGAAGAAGGTGCCGCGGCTCTACGGCGACTACCGTGAGATGCTGAAGGAAAAGGACCTGGATATGGTGATCATCGGCACGCCGGACCATTGGCACGCGCTGAACATGATCGCCGCGGTGGAGTCCGGCGCGGACGTCTATGTGCAGAAGCCGACCGGCGTGGATGTCGCGGAGAGCGCCGCCATGCTGGCCGCCGCGCGGAAGCATGGCCGAGTCGTCCAGGTGGGCACGCAGCGCCGCAGCACGCCGCATTTGATCGAGGCGATGAACGACATCATCAAGGCGGACAAGCTCGGCAAGATCTCGCACGTGGAGATTTATTGCTACTACCACATGCGCTCGAAAAAGAACGAGCCTGCGGGCACTCCTCCGGCGAACTTCGACTATGAGATGTGGACCGGCCCCGCGCCCATGCGGCCCTATGTTCCGACCGTCCATCCGCGGAGCTGGCGGGCGTTCATGGAGTATGGCAACGGCATCGTCGGTGACATGTGCGTCCACATGCTGGACATGGTGCGGTGGATGCTGGATCTCGGCTCGCCGAAAAGCATCAGCAGCAGCGGCGGCATCTTCATGGACAAGGCCAGCGCGGCGAACATTTCCGATACGCAGACCGCGACCTTCGAGTTCGATGAACTGAACGTCATCTGGAGCCACCGTTCCTGGGGTGATGCGCCGGATCCCAAGTATCCGTGGGGGGCGACGTTCTACGGTGAGAAGGGCACGCTGAAGGCGAGCGTGAATTCCTATGACTTCATCCCCCGGGCGAAGGGCGAGGCGGCCATCCACCGCGACTGCGTGATGGAGCTGGATAAGTATGTCGAGGACCAGACCGAGAAGGATCTGGAGAAGCACGTCGCCCCGGCCATCCGCGGCCACATGATCGACCTGCTGAAAAACATCCAGTCGCGTGGCAAGCCGGTGGCCGACATCGAGCAAGGCCACATCTCCAGCGCGGCGTGCATCCTCGCGAACAATGCGATGAAGCTGGGCAGGACGCTCCGCTGGGATGGCGCGAAGGTCATCGAGGATGATGAAGCGAACGCGCTGCTCGCGCGGCCCTACCGTGCGCCTTGGGTGCATCCGGGAGCCTGATCAGCGCGGGATGATCCCGTCTGAAATGTTCTGAAACGATCATCCGTGTGTTCTGTCCGAATCCAACCGGCAAGCATCGCCGCAAGGGACTTGCCCTGCCACGGTATCCTGACCGTGATGGGACAACGACATGCACGGACTCATCAGCCGCTTCACCGATCTCTATCCCGTATGGGTGATCTCCTTTGCCGTCATTGGCCTCGTCAAGCCGGAGGCGATGACCTGGTTCAGCGGTCCGTGGGTGGTTTGGGCGCTCAGCGCGGTCATGCTGGGGATGGGGTTCACGCTGACCGTCGATGATTTCCGCCGCATCTTCAGGATGCCCGGTTGTGTCGCTGTCGGACTCATCGCCCACTACACCATCATGCCTCTCTCCGCGTGGGGCATTTCCCACCTCCTGAAACTGGATCCCGGTTTCGCCGTCGGCCTCATCCTCGTCGCGAGCTGTCCGTCCGGCACCGCGTCGAATGTCATCTGCTACCTGGCCCGCGCCAACGTCGCGCTCGCCGTCATCATCACACTTGCTTCGACGCTCGTCGCCTTCATCACCACCCCATTGTGGTGCAAGGCGCTGGCCGGACAATACGTCCCGGTGGATGCCCTCCAACTTTGCCTTTCCACGCTCCAGATCGCGGTCATCCCCGTCCTCCTCGGAGTCTTCTGCAACTGGAAATTCCCCGCCGCCACCGCGAGGATCAAGCCCATCGGCCCGCTGGTGTCAGTCGTCGCGCTGATGTTCATCACAGGGAGCATCGTCGGGCAGAACGCCAGCTCCGTGATTGAGAACGCGGGCACGTTGGCCATCGCCGCTGTCCTGCTCCACGCGCTGGGCTTTGGGATCGGCTACGTTGTCGCGAAATTCATCCGCTATCCGGAGGACATCGCCCGCACCATCTCGATCGAGGTGGGCATGCAGAACGGCGGACTGGCCGCCGTGCTGGCGAAGCAGAATTTCCCGCTCCAGCCGCTGGCCGCGGTTCCCGCCGTGTTCAGCGCCATCACCCAGACGTTGCTCGGCAGCCTCCTCGCAACCTGGTGGCGGAAGCGGCCGGTCAGATCCTCCACTCCCGTGGAACCCATCGCCTCGGAAGAAGCCTGATCCACCGCCATGCCCTCTTCCACCCCACCGCTCCGTGCGGGCACCTACTACTGGAAATGTGACCGCCCCGCCGCGTTCCATGGCAGCTCCGGCCATGACCACGCCACCCTATCCCGGATGGTGGAGTCGTTGGTGGAGCGCCGGTTTTCAGCTCCTGCGGAAATCAGCGAGGGGCCGGGGCAGGGGAACCACGTCACCTTCACCGCCACCTGCGGAGGGCGGTCCCTTTTCATCCGCATCGACGACAGCCCGGAGCATGACGGCTACCTGGCCATCGAATCGCGGGTCCAGGAAACGGTGCGCGCGCTGGGTATCCCCACGCCGGAGATCTTCGCGGCCGATGCCTCAAGGTCGGAGGTTCCCTTCGCATGGCAGATCATGCGCCGGATCGATGCGCCGGACATCAACCACCATTTCAAGGCAGGCACCCTCGATCTTCATTCCGCTTCGGAGGCCATCGGCGCCGCCATCGCAACCTGGCAATCTCTCTGTCCCGCGGGCTTCGGTCCCTTCAGGTCCACCGAAGGCGCGTTGGAGGGATGGCACCCGACCTACGGCGACTACTTCTTCCTCCATCTCGACCGGCATCTCCATTTTCTCGAGCGGGAGTCCTTCCTGTCCCCTGTGGAAACATCGGCCATCCGCCGTGAGATCATCGCCCATCAGACCCTGCTCGATCTGCCCCGGGGTTGCCTGGTGCACAAGGATCTCGCCTTCTGGAATATCCTCGGCACCCCCGATGAAATCCTCGCCTTCATTGACTGGGACGATGCCATTTCCGGGGATCCCATGGATGACTTCTCGCTGCTCGCCTGCTTTCACGGCGCGCAGGTTCTTGCGCCCGCCTTCGCATCCTACCAGACCCGGCGGGCGCTTCCCCCTGAGCACCAGCGCCGCTTCTGGCTGCATCTCCTGCGGAACATGCTGGTGAAGTCCGTCATCCGCATCGGCGCGGGTTACTTCGACCGGAGCAACAGTTTCTTCCTCATCAATGACGGTGTGGATCTGAAGACATTCACCCACCAGCGCCTCTGCCAAGCCCTCGCCGGCCTGCGCGGGGACCTCCCCATTTCATCCCTCCGATAAACCACCTCCCTCCATGATCGGCTCCTGGCTTTCCATTGGTTCCCCGGTGATCGCGGAAATCGCGGCCCGCTCCGGCTTTGACTGGCTGCTTCTTGACCTGGAGCACGGCAACGCGACGGAGGCTGCCATCCCCGACCAGCTCCGGGCCATCTCCGGCACCTCCGTGAAAGCCATCGTCCGGGTCGGCGCGCCGTATCCGGATCTCATCGCCCGCGTGCTCGACTGGGGTGCCGATGGCATCATGGCTCCGCGCATCAACTCCGCCGCGGAAGCGGAGGCATTGGTAAGTGCCGCCCACTACGCCCCCCGCGGCAACCGGGGATACTCCCGCAGTTCCCGCGCTTACGGCTACGGCCTCCAATCTCCGTCCTCCGCCGCGGAGATCACGCCCCCACTCATCATGGCGCAGATCGAAACCATCGAGGGCGTCCGTCATGCCTCGGAGATCGCCGCGGTGCCGGGCATCGACGTGCTCTTTGTGGGGCCAGCGGATCTCCAGTTCGACCTCAATGCCCGGCCCGAAGCCGCCGCCTTCACCTACGCCGAATGCCTGGGGCGGGTGAATGAAGCCGCCCGCGCCCATGGTAAGGCTACCGGGATCCTCGTGCGGGACCATTCGCAGTATCATCACCATCTCGGACTCGGCTTCACCCACATCGCCATCGACTCCGACCTCTCCATCCTCCGCAACGGCTACCAGCAGATCCTCACCCTCGCACGAACCCAACTCATTCCGAACCCATGACGCGCCATCTTCTCCTGTCCGCCCTTTTCCTTTCCTGGAGCTTCGTTCGTGCTGAAAGCCCGGTGCCCCGGAGCATCCTCGATCTCACGCTCGAACCCACCGAAATCAACTTCAACCCCGGTCCGGAATATTCCGAGGAGCAGCAGGACTACGCCATGGTCATCGGCATGGATCGCACGCCGAAGGGCCGGCTGTGGGCCGCATGGGTCGGCGGCGGTGACAGTCCGCTCGCGTACTTCATCGCCGCCACCAGCGATGACGATGGGAAAACGTGGTCCCACCCGCGCATGGTCATCCGCCCTGGCCGGACGGTGACCGGGCTGAACCGCAGCGTCATCGTCGGCAACTTCTGGACGGATCCCACCGGAAAGCTCTGGATGTTCTATGACCAGTCGCTGGAACAGTTCGATGGCCGGGCCGGTGTCTGGGCCATCACCTGCGAGAATCCCGATGACGAAAAGCCCACCTGGTCCGCGCCCCGCCGCATCTGGCACGGCATGTCCCTCAACAAGCCCACCGTCCTCACCAACGGCGACTGGATGCTGCCCATTTCCCTGTGGGACCGTGGGCACATCAAGCCGGTCTTCGGAGACGCCTACCCGGAACTGGATGACCAGCGCATGGCCCACTGGTTCGCCTCCAGCGACCAGGGGAAAACCTGGACCCGGCGCGGCGGCGTCGCATTCCCGAAGCCCCGCTTTGACGAGCACATGCTGGTCGAGCTCAAGGACGGACGCCTGCGGATGCTCGCCCGCAATGGCGATGGTATCATGGAGTCCTACTCCGGTGACCAGGGCACGACGTGGAGCGAACCCGTGCCCTCGGAGATCAAGAACCCCAGCTCGCGCTTCTTCTTCCGCCGCCTCCAGTCCGGGAACCTGTTGCTCGTAAAGAACGGCCCGCTCGACCGGAAGTTTGAGCGCACCCACATGACCGCCTATCTTTCCGATGACGACGGGAAGACATGGAAAGGCGGGCTGGTCATCGACGAGCGCGAGGACGTTTCCTATCCCGACGGCTTCCAGGCACCGGACGGTCGCATTTACATCATCCACGACCGCGAACGCTCGAAGCAGCGCGAGATCCTCTTCGCGAAGTTCACGGAGGCGGATATCCTCGCGAAAGAGTTCGTCACCCAGGGTTCAGCGGGACAGATCCCTGTCTTCAAAGGGCGGGGGGCGCGGAAAGGTGCGTATCTTCCCAACAACGGCATCCAGCTTGCCGAGCAATGGCCGCCGAAGGATCTGGACCCGAAGTCCGCGGAACCCATGCCGGTGCCGTATCTGGAAAAGAAGAACATTCCCGCCGTCATCCCCATCAACATCGGCCGCCAGCTTTTCGTCGATGACTTCCTGGTCGAAAGCACCGACCTCACCCGCACCTTCCACGCTGCGGAAAAGCACGGAACCAACCCCGTCTTCAAGCCGGGAACCAAACACGAACTCGAACCCACCGGGATCGAGGGACAGGACCAGGCCGTCACCTACCTTGGTCACGGCGGGGTGTTCTACAATCCTGCCAAGAGCCATTTCGAGATGTTCTACACCGCCAGTTGGCGCGGTGGGCTGGCGCTCGCCACCAGTCCGGACCTGATCCACTGGACCCGTCCGCAGCTCGGGCTTTCCGGAGATAACATCATCCTGCCCGCAGGCTCCGACTTCGCCGGGAAGGACAACGCCATCTGGCTCGATTTGGCCGCG comes from the Luteolibacter sp. SL250 genome and includes:
- a CDS encoding Gfo/Idh/MocA family oxidoreductase — its product is MNRRNFLQTAGLAAAPFILTRKSLFAEEVSDKKHRVGLIGSGWYGKCDLLRLIQVSPVDVVSLCDVDSVMLKEAGDLVASRQVSKKVPRLYGDYREMLKEKDLDMVIIGTPDHWHALNMIAAVESGADVYVQKPTGVDVAESAAMLAAARKHGRVVQVGTQRRSTPHLIEAMNDIIKADKLGKISHVEIYCYYHMRSKKNEPAGTPPANFDYEMWTGPAPMRPYVPTVHPRSWRAFMEYGNGIVGDMCVHMLDMVRWMLDLGSPKSISSSGGIFMDKASAANISDTQTATFEFDELNVIWSHRSWGDAPDPKYPWGATFYGEKGTLKASVNSYDFIPRAKGEAAIHRDCVMELDKYVEDQTEKDLEKHVAPAIRGHMIDLLKNIQSRGKPVADIEQGHISSAACILANNAMKLGRTLRWDGAKVIEDDEANALLARPYRAPWVHPGA
- a CDS encoding aminoglycoside phosphotransferase family protein, translating into MPSSTPPLRAGTYYWKCDRPAAFHGSSGHDHATLSRMVESLVERRFSAPAEISEGPGQGNHVTFTATCGGRSLFIRIDDSPEHDGYLAIESRVQETVRALGIPTPEIFAADASRSEVPFAWQIMRRIDAPDINHHFKAGTLDLHSASEAIGAAIATWQSLCPAGFGPFRSTEGALEGWHPTYGDYFFLHLDRHLHFLERESFLSPVETSAIRREIIAHQTLLDLPRGCLVHKDLAFWNILGTPDEILAFIDWDDAISGDPMDDFSLLACFHGAQVLAPAFASYQTRRALPPEHQRRFWLHLLRNMLVKSVIRIGAGYFDRSNSFFLINDGVDLKTFTHQRLCQALAGLRGDLPISSLR
- a CDS encoding DUF1552 domain-containing protein, which codes for MHLRSAPLSRRTFLRGAGVTMALPFLEAMLPVRVLAAASAAAAPKRMVAICTSLGIYGPALFPKETGRGYSSTPYLDLLKDYRDDFTIFSGLSHPEQSGPDGHASEQTWLTSARHPGMGGFRNTISIDQSIAEKIGLQTRYSSLVLGTNGVSQSYTRSGVMIPAETTPSKVFAKLFINGSKAEVEKQMRKLREGRSIMDSVGEEAKRFSSKVGAGDKDKLDEYFTSVREMEGRLATAEEWVQKPKPDMEEKISADVSEANDIIGRTQLLFELVPLALQTDSTRLITILIQGRGDVPPVPGVSMDHHNLSHHGQDPEKIRQLELIEKAKLTAYGKLIGSLKGKSESGGTLLDNTSVLFGSNLGNANSHDWRNLPVLLAGGGFQHGQHIACDAKDNTPLANLFVQVAQKMGVEIDEFGSSSKASVPGFA
- a CDS encoding aldolase/citrate lyase family protein, which translates into the protein MIGSWLSIGSPVIAEIAARSGFDWLLLDLEHGNATEAAIPDQLRAISGTSVKAIVRVGAPYPDLIARVLDWGADGIMAPRINSAAEAEALVSAAHYAPRGNRGYSRSSRAYGYGLQSPSSAAEITPPLIMAQIETIEGVRHASEIAAVPGIDVLFVGPADLQFDLNARPEAAAFTYAECLGRVNEAARAHGKATGILVRDHSQYHHHLGLGFTHIAIDSDLSILRNGYQQILTLARTQLIPNP
- a CDS encoding DUF1592 domain-containing protein → MNLLRSVLPVLLFTAIAGAEIPRELIGTYCVSCHDAEEKKGGLDLEALEWRPGDRANQAIWVKVFDFIDKGEMPPKNRKQRPDAAEVEEFLGGLGKELTAADEKREAASGRTVLRRLNRVEYERTLHDLLGIRTPLTVMLPNDTPMHGFDTVAEGLRLSTLQMEKYLEAADKAIDDAIRLEPKPELVKDRFEMVENQEVRWHLEKPEGKGDGAGGAGPHRHLLRMLPDGVVFFNTGYPSAQIKPPKEKPRSRPEGIYKVRISGYAYQSPGVSVPMRVYGNNYKDKQLLGWFEMEPDKPQVVEFTTFIRGGDFIQIEPSNTGQDKEGKNVYNTPVKDFTGSGLALQWVEVEGPLLETWPPKGVATLFGDIPVVELDEEARKKNKNVAYEIRPQDPKADSRRALEQFAGKAFRRPLEAGEVDRYVGLTHAALDEGQPFMEAMRIGFRAILVSPQFLFFREDHGKLDDHALASRLSYFLWSRPPDGELLKLAAEKKLSQPEVLRGQVERLLKDGKSAAFVEDFTGQWLDLRNIDATTPDAKLYPESDELLRLSMPEETKAYFAEMLQADLPVTTVVDSDFVMVNGRLAEHYQIPGVSGQDIRKVKLPPDSPRGGFLTQASVLKITANGTTTSPVLRGAWVMKRILGQPPSPPPPGVGSIEPDTRGATTVREQLALHSTSQSCAACHAKIDPPGFALESFDVIGGYREQYRSQGEGGKLIELSNTREKRKYVKYGQPVDASGTLDGKAFVDIREFKKLILEKPDQLMTAMAGKLATYSTGAGISFADRRAVAEISRKTKEQGGGLRTLVHQVVASPLFLSK
- a CDS encoding bile acid:sodium symporter family protein; translated protein: MHGLISRFTDLYPVWVISFAVIGLVKPEAMTWFSGPWVVWALSAVMLGMGFTLTVDDFRRIFRMPGCVAVGLIAHYTIMPLSAWGISHLLKLDPGFAVGLILVASCPSGTASNVICYLARANVALAVIITLASTLVAFITTPLWCKALAGQYVPVDALQLCLSTLQIAVIPVLLGVFCNWKFPAATARIKPIGPLVSVVALMFITGSIVGQNASSVIENAGTLAIAAVLLHALGFGIGYVVAKFIRYPEDIARTISIEVGMQNGGLAAVLAKQNFPLQPLAAVPAVFSAITQTLLGSLLATWWRKRPVRSSTPVEPIASEEA
- a CDS encoding PEP-CTERM sorting domain-containing protein, which encodes MKPPSVFLVCLLLLNQASAAVYFLNFGNGGDPLNVPTTVQDQTNSPYHTENPSFAGTVWNNLTTADVGSGIVDAAGASSSLGINLGVAPSTGSTSINLAAQPGGHSAVTGTAFSSNIYANNSVGRYAIFSNSTANNATTNRIALGLQISGLAAGTYDIYTLTRNTNTSSAQTFQVHLGTSASAGNFDFSGYSSESISMSTGANTAWVDNTNYLKQTITIADGEFLNIAVDGTSGQTRGFLNAIQIVQVPEPSSLLTAGMAGSFAFRRRRR
- a CDS encoding exo-alpha-sialidase codes for the protein MTRHLLLSALFLSWSFVRAESPVPRSILDLTLEPTEINFNPGPEYSEEQQDYAMVIGMDRTPKGRLWAAWVGGGDSPLAYFIAATSDDDGKTWSHPRMVIRPGRTVTGLNRSVIVGNFWTDPTGKLWMFYDQSLEQFDGRAGVWAITCENPDDEKPTWSAPRRIWHGMSLNKPTVLTNGDWMLPISLWDRGHIKPVFGDAYPELDDQRMAHWFASSDQGKTWTRRGGVAFPKPRFDEHMLVELKDGRLRMLARNGDGIMESYSGDQGTTWSEPVPSEIKNPSSRFFFRRLQSGNLLLVKNGPLDRKFERTHMTAYLSDDDGKTWKGGLVIDEREDVSYPDGFQAPDGRIYIIHDRERSKQREILFAKFTEADILAKEFVTQGSAGQIPVFKGRGARKGAYLPNNGIQLAEQWPPKDLDPKSAEPMPVPYLEKKNIPAVIPINIGRQLFVDDFLVESTDLTRTFHAAEKHGTNPVFKPGTKHELEPTGIEGQDQAVTYLGHGGVFYNPAKSHFEMFYTASWRGGLALATSPDLIHWTRPQLGLSGDNIILPAGSDFAGKDNAIWLDLAAKDPSQRYKAIIQRGKGHTLHTSPDGLVWSSGIPAGDSGDYSSFFHNPFRNVWVQSIKRNTDRGRARYYHESRAFTGSAGRDKSVYWTNADKLDPPDPAINNAPQLYSLNAVAYESILLGEHYVLLGPTNRVCEQGKFPKITELHLGFSRDGFHWSRPDDRRPFIAASRQDGQHDRAYLHGTNGVMLVHDDKLWFPYCGYSGIAPNGHRGMYTGASIGMATLRRDGFASMDATGKSGTLTTRPVAFNGRHLFVNISNPGGELRVEILDEKGKPIAPFTKENSVTIKADSTLHEVIWKGAENLEELRGKSVRFRFHLTDGSLYSFWVSQDANGASGGYLGGGGSAYGGIIDTKGKDALK